A region from the Chitinophaga sp. Cy-1792 genome encodes:
- a CDS encoding restriction endonuclease subunit S, with amino-acid sequence MNKDKKLIPELRFPEFEKDGEWEERTLGEIAENLDSRRQPVTEGQRIKGTVPYYGASGVIDYVKDFLFDENLLCISEDGANLVARTYPIAFGISGKTWVNNHAHVLKFKSPYTQTVVENYLNSISLEDFLTGMAQPKLNRGQLDIIPIPLPELQEQQKIASCLSCLDNIIAAQNQKLDLLKEHKKGLMQNLFPQEGEKVPKYRFPEFLKDGEWVQSKIENYIDLLSGIALKSEELSDNNSGIRILRGINITEGFIRHSKDIDKFFLGNLENIRKYLLAEGDIVIGMDGSKVGKNVAIIKKEDSNSILIQRVAKVRANEKSDVKYLYQHFMSDKFRKYVDKVNTSSGIPHISAQQIKDFIVDFPPKLKEQQTIAACLSSLDDLIAAKTGKVEQLQLHKKALMQRLFPKMND; translated from the coding sequence ATGAATAAGGATAAAAAATTGATACCGGAGTTGAGATTTCCTGAGTTTGAGAAGGATGGAGAGTGGGAGGAAAGAACTTTGGGCGAAATTGCGGAGAATTTGGATTCACGAAGACAACCAGTAACCGAAGGTCAAAGGATAAAAGGTACTGTGCCTTATTATGGGGCATCGGGAGTTATTGATTATGTAAAGGATTTTCTTTTTGATGAAAACTTATTATGTATTTCGGAAGATGGAGCAAATTTAGTTGCTAGAACTTATCCAATTGCGTTTGGGATTTCAGGTAAGACTTGGGTAAATAACCATGCACATGTTTTAAAGTTTAAATCTCCATATACCCAGACGGTTGTTGAAAACTATCTGAATTCAATAAGTCTCGAAGATTTTCTGACAGGAATGGCTCAACCAAAATTAAATAGGGGTCAGTTAGATATAATTCCAATTCCTCTTCCAGAACTTCAAGAACAACAAAAAATCGCATCCTGTCTTTCTTGCTTAGATAACATAATTGCTGCTCAAAATCAGAAGCTGGACCTGCTCAAAGAGCATAAAAAAGGCCTGATGCAAAATCTTTTTCCGCAAGAGGGGGAGAAAGTGCCGAAGTATCGTTTTCCGGAGTTTTTGAAGGATGGGGAGTGGGTACAGAGTAAAATCGAAAATTATATTGATCTTCTGTCCGGAATTGCTCTCAAGAGTGAGGAACTTAGTGATAATAATAGTGGAATACGAATTCTGAGGGGAATTAACATAACTGAAGGATTTATCAGACATTCAAAAGATATAGATAAATTTTTCTTAGGAAATTTAGAAAATATAAGGAAATATTTACTAGCAGAAGGAGATATCGTGATAGGAATGGATGGGTCAAAAGTTGGGAAGAATGTTGCAATTATTAAAAAAGAAGACTCAAATTCTATTTTGATACAAAGAGTCGCCAAAGTTAGGGCTAATGAAAAGTCAGATGTGAAATATCTTTACCAGCATTTTATGTCGGATAAATTTAGGAAGTATGTTGATAAGGTGAATACTAGTTCAGGTATTCCTCACATAAGTGCCCAGCAAATCAAGGATTTTATTGTTGATTTTCCTCCAAAACTAAAAGAACAACAAACAATAGCAGCATGCCTCTCATCTTTAGATGACTTAATTGCTGCGAAAACTGGCAAAGTGGAGCAATTACAACTCCACAAAAAAGCACTCATGCAACGTTTGTTTCCCAAAATGAATGATTAA
- a CDS encoding AAA family ATPase: MNELAIAQQLFESQENLILIYAFNATGKTRLSVAYKDFTKSQNNGKHTGVYYNAFSEDLFVWENDEENNNSNVCLNILYSSLSKYHSFISKHDLEEVLSIYNPKYKFRLNLHENLELGIESVTFYLDEENQIPIKISRGEERLFVWCFFLTLFAVDEWASNQDKHFFIDDPVSSLDEHNIFFTAESIFDLIEKNFLDKKIIITTHHIGLFSILFDKLKKGEKSGRYKEDTKPFILTLQDRSLELNSLKNEVFLFHLHLIKTLDTAIRTELFAFHFVLLRQLLENIASFLGVGRLSYVLEQIAVENVREVSETINALSHKNVYRLQSNKMAPADESLFIEIFQKIQNKYNFKY, translated from the coding sequence ATGAATGAATTAGCAATAGCACAGCAGCTTTTTGAGAGTCAGGAGAATTTAATCCTGATTTACGCTTTCAATGCTACCGGAAAAACACGTTTGTCAGTAGCGTATAAAGACTTTACAAAAAGTCAGAACAACGGCAAGCATACTGGTGTGTATTACAATGCTTTTAGTGAAGATTTATTTGTATGGGAAAATGACGAGGAGAATAATAATTCCAATGTATGTCTGAATATTTTATATAGTAGCTTAAGTAAATACCACTCATTTATTTCCAAGCACGATCTTGAAGAAGTACTGTCTATTTATAATCCAAAATACAAGTTTCGATTGAATCTTCATGAGAACCTTGAGTTAGGAATTGAGTCTGTTACATTCTATCTTGATGAAGAAAATCAAATTCCGATCAAAATATCAAGAGGCGAAGAAAGACTATTTGTTTGGTGTTTCTTCTTAACCTTGTTTGCAGTAGATGAATGGGCAAGTAACCAGGATAAACACTTTTTTATCGATGATCCTGTTTCAAGTCTGGATGAGCATAATATTTTTTTTACTGCTGAATCTATTTTTGATTTAATCGAGAAGAATTTTTTGGATAAAAAAATAATTATTACTACCCATCATATAGGGTTATTCTCTATTTTATTTGACAAGTTAAAAAAGGGTGAGAAAAGCGGACGTTATAAGGAAGATACCAAACCATTTATATTAACATTGCAAGATAGGAGTCTGGAGTTAAATAGTTTGAAGAATGAGGTGTTCTTATTTCATCTTCACCTAATAAAAACACTTGATACTGCAATAAGAACAGAGTTATTTGCTTTTCATTTCGTTTTGTTAAGACAGCTTTTGGAAAATATAGCTTCATTTCTTGGCGTTGGCCGTTTGAGTTATGTGTTGGAGCAGATAGCAGTTGAAAATGTTAGAGAAGTCAGCGAAACCATTAATGCGTTGTCTCACAAAAACGTTTATCGCTTACAGTCCAACAAAATGGCTCCTGCGGATGAGTCTTTATTTATAGAGATTTTCCAGAAAATTCAAAACAAATATAATTTTAAATATTAA